One Branchiostoma lanceolatum isolate klBraLanc5 chromosome 18, klBraLanc5.hap2, whole genome shotgun sequence DNA window includes the following coding sequences:
- the LOC136424036 gene encoding uncharacterized protein has translation MARTDTAFRLRKMSNISALSDADSTFTPLPRPPKLTVPETASRMSMSDTETEFLFPPKLSISEAEDDISLQPRSRQMSGISTFSDLAIDCLPTPKLSVSEPDDYQTM, from the exons ATGGCTCGCACGGACACTGCCTTCCGCCTCAGAAAGATGTCCAACATCTCAGCTTTATCAGACGCGGACTCGACCTTCACGCCTTTGCCGCGCCCTCCAAAGCTGACTGTTCCCGAGACCGCCTCCAGGATGTCCATGTCCGACACCGAGACCGAGTTCCTCTTCCCGCCCAAGCTGTCCATCTCAGAGGCAGAAGATGACATCAGCCT GCAGCCTCGAAGTCGGCAGATGTCAGGCATATCGACATTTTCTGATCTCGCCATTGACTGTCTGCCGACCCCTAAGCTGTCTGTATCCGAGCCTGACGACTACCAAACCATGTGA